The following proteins are co-located in the Plasmodium brasilianum strain Bolivian I chromosome 11, whole genome shotgun sequence genome:
- a CDS encoding ribosomal protein L41 encodes MGPSKGKGPLIAKYAPVGFKKGFGAIEYKNNEVEYKNNEIEYKNNEIEYKNNEIEYKNNEIEYKNNEIKYKNNEIKYKNKLKALCLKKNSFNCYEKAVGSQEKNLKLSSKVNSAKKFEMKKGEKVSNKKMLKEKGKMMHFNESEVKLILTNSNRHKNAEDAFQFFCEEFLNENDDIISKELLGELLYVGIIIKKNEKVCNKRNVKNWIEKNKNYRINIDIVLINENNVETSTLAHNFDLLQENYFENDFKTIYKKMLVRRNNRDGVCTAETDYPNKRLQENDYDETACNYTKGVNHNDGKWKNFKREQHYIHTDHEKGNDTKRKSGNVKLNEVISNDIKYNEEKDTGSKDNEAKIIAAESRLILVNIDDNESLSEEIERKFFSSSACYEIEGLIYVIELPLSISQKYINKKLNLKIQLYYEDNKTEKTKSVNFLNEKSANDLRNIFDYPSLLLNNVQWSSTFTSNALYEKKKNKNNSNNKNKNNSGGAYYNNDDDDDDDDDEENNFFLNIYDKNNYKDSERNFPLNVNLHSICKSLNKYDEYIMYNINNSKRSYKKLILTKSIVVIKPLDIRCKIIDHFLYIEMENVTEKNKIEIFELFSRSINIDSTIFPFSLNPEDMYSFYFPVVNFVQVLSLNSAKMKEPRRKRSSLDTDNSNNSGNNSGINIGNNSGSNSGNNSGNNSGNNNIMNGTSNNIRGSIHNNMRISKHNNMRSSKYNNIRSSITNNVSNNNKKNSFEDNLSKLSHSYVIERFKNNKEVLTFLFNNDKTIISLSFKWCINNTSDNYIWSQYCMEVEMPAENLFNLEVSFVKEINYSSILVAIFSFYNNHHEDIDLTIEIQDDNNVSNNNVIYSSTQSSLISFNSIIDVGVIKPYQRKSVSVKLLAIMLGVHSVPFVKIRNKLNNKVYLVDLGSILKDNTFILEQNIAEKTNNDTKKIINKIKTKSNEIRMMYNTINKKNENMPIYIFVNDENEQKRKMLKNLFLIGKLDHMQGYNTAFSKYFLSIKNTSKAHGTELNEKMKEEREFINSLNEENKKKYIIGKIAEYEHLRMNVQQLYTSIEKKFSSLEALITRLKEQKSNVKRA; translated from the exons ATGGGGCCCAGCAAAGGTAAGGGGCCCCTCATTGCGAAATATGCGCCTGTTGGTTTTAAGAAAGGATTTGGAGCTATAG aatataaaaataatgaagtagaatataaaaataatgaaatagaatataaaaataatgaaatagaatataaaaataatgaaatagaatataaaaataatgaaatagaatataaaaataatgaaataaaatataaaaataatgaaataaaatataaaaataaac tTAAAGCCTTATGTCTCAAGAAAAACTCCTTTAATTGTTATGAAAAAGCAGTTGGGTCCCAAGAGAAAAATCTTAAATTGAGTTCAAA AGTTAATAGCGCGAAAAAGtttgaaatgaaaaaaggagaaaaagtatcaaacaaaaaaatgctaaaag AGAAAGGGAAAATGATGCACTTCAATGAGTCTGAAGTAAAGCTAATTCTAACGAACAGTAACCGCCATAAAAACGCAGAAGATGCCTTTCAGTTTTTTTGTGAAGAATTCCTTAACGAAAATGATGATATCATATCAAAAGAACTCTTGGGTGAGCTTCTCTACGTtggaataataattaaaaagaatgaGAAGGTATGCAATAAGAGAAACGTAAAAAACTggattgaaaaaaataaaaattatcgCATTAATATTGACATTGTTCTTATTAATGAAAACAATGTTGAAACATCAACCCTAGCACATAACTTTGATTTATtacaagaaaattattttgagaATGATTTTAAAACGATTTACAAAAAGATGTTAGTGAGGAGGAACAATAGAGATGGGGTTTGTACTGCTGAGACAGATTACCCAAACAAAAGGTTGCAAGAGAATGACTATGATGAAACAGCTTGTAATTACACAAAAGGGGTAAATCATAACGATggtaaatggaaaaatttcAAAAGAGAACaacattatatacatacagaTCACGAAAAGGGGAATGATACCAAAAGGAAAAGTGGAAATGTAAAGCTCAATGAAGTGATCAGCAATGACATAAAATACAACGAAGAGAAAGACACAGGTTCGAAGGATAACGAAGCGAAAATCATTGCTGCAGAGTCTCGCTTAATCCTTGTTAACATTGATGATAACGAGAGCTTAAGCGAAGAAATAGAAAGGAAGTTCTTCTCTAGTAGTGCATGTTACGAAATCGAGGGGTTAATATACGTTATCGAACTACCTCTGTCGATTTCtcaaaaatacataaacaaaaaactaaatttaaaaatacagttatattatgaagataataaaacagaaaaaacaaagagTGTAAATTTCCTTAATGAAAAGAGTGCAAACGATTTAAGAAACATTTTTGATTATCCATCTCTTCTACTAAATAATGTTCAGTGGTCATCCACCTTTACATCTAACGcgttatatgaaaaaaaaaaaaataaaaataatagtaataataaaaataaaaataatagtggAGGAGCTTATTATAACAATGATGACGATgacgatgatgatgatgacgAAGAGAATAATTTCTTCCTCAATATATAcgacaaaaataattacaaggATAGTGAACGAAATTTCCCTTTGAATGTTAATTTACATAGTATATGTAAATCGTTAAACAAATATGATGagtatattatgtataacataaataatagtaaaaggagttataaaaaattgatacTAACAAAATCTATAGTAGTTATTAAGCCTTTAGATATAAGGTGTAAAATAATCgaccattttttatatatagaaatggAGAAtgtaacagaaaaaaataaaattgaaatatttgaattattttcGAGATCAATCAACATCGATAGTACTATTTTCCCATTTTCGTTAAACCCCGAAGACatgtattcattttattttccagTTGTAAACTTTGTACAAGTTCTTTCCTTAAATAGTGCAAAAATGAAGGAACCGAGGAGGAAAAGGAGTTCGTTAGACACTGATAACAGCAATAATAGCGGAAATAACAGCGGCATTAACATAGGTAATAATAGCGGCAGTAATAGCGGCAATAATAGTGGCAATAATAGcggcaataataatattatgaacgGCACAAGTAACAACATAAGGGGTAGTATCCATAATAATATGAGAATCagtaaacataataatatgaggagtagtaaatataataatattaggaGCAGTATAACTAATAATGTAAgtaataacaacaaaaaGAACAGCTTCGAAGATAATCTTAGCAAATTAAGTCATTCATATGTTATAGAAAGATTTAAGAACAATAAGGAAGTTTTAacctttctttttaataacgACAAAACTATTATATCCTTGTCTTTTAAATGgtgtattaataatacttctgataattatatatggtCTCAGTATTGTATGGAAGTAGAAATGCCTGCAGAGAACCTATTTAATTTAGAGGTTTCTTttgtaaaagaaataaattattcctCAATATTAGTAGCtatcttttccttttacaATAATCATCATGAAGATATAGACTTAACAATTGAAATTCAAGATGACAATAATGTATCTAACAACAATGTAATATATAGCAGTACCCAGTCCTCCctcatttcttttaattccaTAATTGATGTAGGAGTTATCAAACCTTATCAACGCAAATCTGTTTCAGTCAAATTATTAGCTATAATGCTAGGTGTGCATTCTGTTCCATTTGTTAAGATAAGAAATAAACTTAATAATAAGGTTTATTTGGTGGATCTTGGATCCATTCTT AAAGATAATACATTCATTTTGGAGCAAAATATAGCcgaaaaaacaaacaatgatacgaaaaaaataataaataaaataaagacaAAATCTAATGAAATTCGTATGATGTACAATaccataaataaaaaaaatgaaaacatgcctatttacatttttgtaaatgatgagaatgaacaaaaaaggaaaatgctCAAAAACCTATTTCTTATAGGAAAACTTGATCATATGCAAGGTTATAATACCgccttttcaaaatatttcctgtctataaaaaatacaagtaAAGCACATGG aaCGGaactaaatgaaaaaatgaaagaagagcgagaatttataaatagcctaaatgaggaaaataaaaaaaaataca TAATTGGAAAAATAGCAGAATATGAACACCTAAGAATGAACGTGCAGCAGTTGTACACAAGCATAG AAAAAAAGTTTAGTTCTCTAGAAGCATTAATAACTCGTTTGAAAGAACAAAAGAGTAATGTGAAAAGGGCTTAA